The following are from one region of the Chromobacterium phragmitis genome:
- the htpX gene encoding protease HtpX — translation MKRVFLLIATNIAVMLVLSVSVRLLGLDRFVTSGGLNLGMLLMFSAVLGFGGAFISLALSKTMAKWSTGARVITQPSGPTEAWLLNTVRKLADRAGLPMPEVAVYEGEPNAFATGPSRSNSLVAVSTGLLANMNEEEVEAVLAHEIAHIRNGDMVTLTLIQGVVNTFVFFLARVVGYLVDSWLKRDEENSSAGSGIGYFVTVIVCEIVFGILASVVVMYFSRQREFRADAGAAELLGSPRPMANALRRLGGIEADGLPKSMAASGIAGGRGLLGLFATHPSMEERIAALEGSG, via the coding sequence ATGAAACGGGTGTTTTTGCTGATTGCCACCAACATCGCTGTGATGCTGGTGTTGAGCGTGAGCGTGCGCCTCCTGGGGCTAGATCGCTTTGTCACCTCCGGCGGGCTGAATCTGGGCATGCTGCTGATGTTCTCGGCAGTGCTGGGCTTCGGCGGCGCCTTCATCTCGCTGGCCTTGTCCAAGACCATGGCCAAGTGGAGCACCGGCGCGCGCGTGATCACGCAGCCGTCCGGGCCGACCGAGGCCTGGTTGCTGAACACCGTGCGCAAGCTGGCGGACCGCGCCGGCCTGCCCATGCCCGAGGTGGCGGTGTACGAGGGCGAGCCCAATGCCTTCGCCACCGGCCCCAGCCGTTCCAATTCGCTGGTGGCGGTGTCCACCGGCCTGTTGGCCAATATGAACGAGGAAGAGGTGGAAGCGGTGCTGGCGCATGAAATCGCCCACATCCGCAATGGCGACATGGTGACGCTGACGCTGATCCAGGGCGTGGTCAACACCTTCGTGTTCTTCCTGGCGCGCGTGGTCGGCTACCTGGTGGACAGCTGGCTGAAGCGCGACGAGGAGAACAGTTCCGCCGGCTCCGGCATCGGCTATTTCGTCACCGTGATCGTGTGCGAGATCGTGTTCGGCATCCTGGCTTCCGTGGTGGTGATGTATTTCTCGCGCCAGCGCGAGTTCCGCGCCGACGCCGGCGCCGCCGAATTGCTGGGCTCGCCGCGGCCGATGGCCAACGCGTTGCGCCGCTTGGGCGGCATCGAGGCAGACGGCCTGCCCAAGAGCATGGCCGCTTCCGGCATCGCCGGCGGCCGCGGACTGCTGGGACTGTTCGCCACCCACCCGAGCATGGAAGAACGGATCGCCGCGCTGGAAGGCAGCGGCTGA
- the nhaR gene encoding transcriptional activator NhaR: protein MQGINYKHLNYFWHVARSGSVTRAAERLGVSMQTISGQITRLEQQLGRALFRQQGRGLALTEAGRLALGYADRIFLLGEEMEEALADARLGQTQRLAAGISDVLPKGIASRLLRPALTAAGHLRLSCSEGDFDELIGELGRHKLDLVLADRPVASSEQQQFQSWPLLRCPVLLLAAPALLERHLPDFPASLRHAPLLMPSRDNVLRRQLEHWFAEQDIRPEVVGEFDDHALMETFARQGLGLLPTPASPDGEADHPGLQRLGALEGVWEHYYVTASRRKLQHASLQAILQAWH, encoded by the coding sequence ATGCAAGGCATCAATTACAAGCACCTGAACTATTTCTGGCACGTGGCGCGCAGCGGCAGCGTCACCCGCGCCGCCGAGCGGCTGGGCGTCAGCATGCAAACCATCAGCGGCCAGATCACCCGGCTGGAACAGCAACTGGGACGGGCGTTGTTTCGCCAGCAAGGACGCGGCCTGGCGCTCACAGAGGCAGGAAGGCTGGCGCTGGGCTACGCCGACCGCATCTTCCTGCTGGGCGAGGAAATGGAGGAAGCGCTGGCCGACGCCAGACTGGGACAGACGCAGCGGCTGGCGGCCGGCATTTCCGACGTGCTGCCCAAGGGCATCGCCAGCCGCCTGCTGCGGCCGGCGCTGACGGCGGCCGGACATCTGCGCCTCAGTTGCAGCGAGGGGGATTTCGACGAGCTGATAGGCGAACTGGGCCGCCACAAGCTGGACCTGGTGCTGGCGGACCGGCCAGTGGCCAGCAGCGAGCAACAGCAGTTCCAATCCTGGCCGCTGCTGCGCTGCCCCGTTCTGTTGCTGGCCGCGCCGGCGCTGCTCGAGCGCCATTTGCCGGATTTCCCGGCCAGTTTGCGGCATGCCCCGCTGCTGATGCCCAGCCGCGACAACGTGCTGCGCCGCCAGCTGGAGCACTGGTTCGCCGAACAAGACATTCGCCCCGAAGTGGTAGGCGAATTCGACGATCATGCGTTAATGGAGACATTCGCCCGCCAAGGGCTGGGGCTGCTGCCCACCCCCGCATCGCCGGATGGCGAGGCGGACCATCCGGGGCTGCAGCGGCTGGGCGCGCTGGAAGGGGTATGGGAGCACTATTACGTCACCGCCAGCCGACGCAAGCTGCAGCACGCCTCGTTGCAGGCCATCCTGCAGGCCTGGCACTGA